AATATCAAATATTAATTCTGATTATTCTGTTAAATACAATTAAAGTGACAGTATTTGTTTTAATTAGTGTCATATATGTTGTTAcgttttattttatatattatatctgtACTATCTATTATAAGTGAAACATGATTTTGTTTGGTTGGTTAGTTAACACCTTCCTTAAAAATACATTAACACCTTCCAAAACTACAAACTCtataaattattatccaacttaattttcTAATCATACTCAACTTCTTTTTATCTCTTTTGTAGGGAACCAAacatttacaaaattaattttagtaatttaaattataatataacaaactaattaatatatctatactatactattataagcgaaacattgtttcatttggttaaCACATTCGTAAAAATATGTTAATATAttccaaaataaagtttaaaaaaatataattttaattaagaaaaataaatcatatatctaatataactatgaactctatgaattattatccaacttaatttctaatcgcACTCAACTTTTTTCTTGCCTCTTTTGTCGGAAATCAAACAcctccaaaattaattttaataacttaaattataatataacaaaaaataataaatcgagaaacaaataattttttttaaaaaaaatcagtaTCAAATCATCCATATACACCACTACTATTCAGACTCCCGCCTTCTTATAGCAAAACGATCTATGGACTGTGATACGAGGactttttaatttattatatgGAGTACTGTTTATTTAAGAAGAGTTCATTGTATATGCACTTTTTTCAGACTTCAGCGAATCTCTTTTAAAATCTAATTTCTTATTTGATTTCTTTTAGATAGTTATGAGCTACATATTATGAAATATGAATTAATTAAACTATAGTACAAACTAAACTTTGTTTAAAAAATACTTGCACAAATTATATAAATAACTTTAAAATGAATATTATCTATTCAAACAAACTAAACAAGCTCATATTCTCCTGTCAAAAGCAAAAAAACAATAAAAAAAGACCACCCTCTCTGCACATCATTACTCGGTAACAATTTTTTCTGAACAGCTACCGAAATTTGTCATTACATGTGACCATAGTGAACATTCGAAGTAGCTGTATGAACTGTAACAAGAGAAAATAGCCAACTTGGAGAAAATTCACTCACCTAGAGACTTATATGGTTGCGTTGTACACTTGTATATTTATCTCTGCAGCCATCACTCTTACTGTCATACACTATTTATAAATTTTGCAATGATAAAATCAACAACAGATAAACTCCAATTTAATCCAGTAAGCCCTTGATGGTTGTTTACACTTCACCTACAACTTCGAACAAGTTACGACTGTAAGAAAAAAGCAAATTTGTTTTGATTAGAATTCCAGGCGTAGTTCAGCAAACAGCGACGATGTGTCTTCTGATTAGAATGATAATAGCAATTAAAAAGCTTGAGGTAGATAAATCAAGGTCTCACCAACAtatgaattaattctaggaatgTGCCTCTCACACCTTCATTTGTACcacatatttatataaatattataagcAACAATAAACAATAGTACTCACCTTTAGTTCTTCGAAGCTGAGCAAGGCAAGTGGCTATTTCAGCTCCCACAAGTGCGTTATTTTTCACAAGCGCAATGTCTTAGGCTCATTAAGGAAATTTCAAGTAGGGGCAGAGCAATTTATGATCAATTACAAATTTAGTTACAAGTGCAATCATGGTAAAATTGTCGGATGCGTGGCTACCCCAATCCCCCCACAGATTACAAGTATAATAAGCAATATGACTACCCTTAATTCCAAGTAAAATAACAATTTCTGTTCCCACAAATAGTTAAAAAACTTGATTACAGGGTAATAGTACTCAACATAGTCATATATATGTGTGTGGACTGAGGGCTTGATACATATCTTCAGTCACTTGTCAGGTATATTTATACATGTTTCCCATATGCAGAGCTTTTCTACTATTCCTTTGCTCGGAAAAAGTCCAATTATCTTGTTATTAAAGTTCCATCACATTTATAATTTCAATTCATTTTTTTGAAATGAGGTAGTCCATTTAGTTCGTTTATCTTATCAACTGATCTTCTCGTTCCATTCCCAGTACTCCATGTCTACATTCCCCTGCACTCATTCAGCCATTCCAATCCTAAAAGACAACATTATCTTAAACCTACACAGAGAGAACATACTGCTAATGAAGCCAGTCCATGGGAAAAACTAATGTAAATCTAGCTATGATCTTTTATGATGTATCATTTGGGATTATAGATCACTGATCAGACCCATATAGTGATGGAGTATGATTTGATTCAAGATTCAACAATACAAATAATGATCAAATTAAACTAGTACTTAAGAATATCAATAATAAAAGGAAAGGATACGGATTTTATTGGCTCAATAATAAAAATCGTAGTGTAATATAACTCTTAATCTCTAACAATGATAACAAATCAAAAACCAGTAAAAAGCTGTAAAAATTTCTTCATATGTATCTCACTAATTATATTAATTCTCAGCACCAAATGCATCCTAAACTGTACGAACTCCCACCACTACTCGTGTGGCTCTCATGAAATTGATCACATAGACATAATGGCAATAACCAGCAACAGAAATGTTTCTATTTAGCCGTACATCCGCCAGATTGGGACTATAGCCAAGCATCGTTGACACAATCATAGTAAAAGTAAAAGAAATAATGACCTTTGAGTACCAAGGCACAGAGAGTATAAAAAATTGTCTATATTATGCTATTATAAAAAGGAAGTAGCATAGGTGAGGAGGCCTAGCCTATTGATAAATGATAACACATTATATATGTACatcattaattatttatattaattagAAATATGCACAGCTAATAATTTAAACTGACAAATGATACCACGTTTAGATTTTAGATACAGGTGGCTACATTTACCAGTTTCGGATGCCACATACTCTACTTAGAGAGCAACCACAGAAGGATACTTGAAGTCAAAGAGGCCCCTCCAGTGAGTTCATTCACTCTTGCAAGCAAGAAAGGAGTTTGAGCATTGCCTGTAATGTTTTTATCCCTGAATTTGGTGCCGAGACAAATAGTTTAATACATGATGAGTATAAAGAAAACAGCAACTATATGAAGTCTGATATCTTTCAAGTTGATGCTGGGAATGATGTTTTACCAAGCTTCTTTAAGGGATCTTTGTATTGCAGATTCAATTAAGCTTCCTGAAGCAGAGTGCTCCTCAGGGATTGGAACGGCTATCAATATTCCGGCACCAAGATGAAGATTCATGTTTGCATCTGCATTAGATAATAACGAAACAAAGAGTTGAAACATATTACTAAATTAGTTATTACATGAAACTAAAGTTCAATGGGTTCTCCAGTGCTTACCAATAAGCCGAGCGCAGTCTTCAGGTGAATTTACTCTGCAAGGTGCCTAATGTTTATCATATTACAAGGATTAAAGAAACAGAAATTCGTAGAAGGCTAAAGAAACTTTAATTACATCACAGGATAACTGTACTTGTATACATAGGAATGATGTAACTTTATGGTATGCATGTAGTATTATCTTTAAAGAAGATAAAGCATCGTCAAAACTGCTAGCAGCTGTAAAAAATGATAATTTCTAACTCttccccctccccctccccctccccccACTATTTAGTAAGATTCTGTCTCTGTTAGGTTCCAACTCTCTATATATTCATCGGTCAGTTTGACAGTTTGCGATATCAGACAGAGATGCGGTTACAACAAAATTTACATCAAAATTTGTATGGTATATTATTGACAGTTTGACACTAGTATTTTAATACTATAAGAGGACAACGGTATAAGGCCTCACAAAGCTTCGATACCTTGCAGCTACTTCGTCCAGTAAAAAATGCGGGGAACTCATCGGTCTTATAAGCAGTAACACAAACTCCTTGAGTTTCCTGTGCAATAGATATGCAAATTACTTGATGAACTGAATTCATATTTCTTCAAGATTTGTATAATATGTTGTATACCAAATACTCGAGTGTTCTTGGAATATCTAATATTGATTTTACGCCAGCAGATATCACAGCTACCGGAGTTCTTCCAAGCTCTGTAAGATCAGAAGATATATCCATGGCTGGGCAGAAGATTCAAAAGAGAAAGAAAAGTCAGCATAATAAACTTACGTTCTATTTGTCATTGATTGTGCAGTTGATTAAAACAGTTTCTGTACAAATCACTTTGTTCAGTTAAAAGAATACCACTTGCCAACTCTAAACATACTGAATTCATTTCTCCTTCCATGTTTAGCCCGAAGAGAGAAAAACTTCCAGAAAAAAATTGGCATGACAAAGAAATCTTGGACTCTACTGAAGTGTTTATGTTACAAAAACTAATAACAATTGATCTCTTCAGAGAATTTAACAATCAGGGAGTTAATCATAGATGAAGCTAGATTTGGATATGTAGTTAATAGAAAACAAACCATGCTCTCTCTACAGAATGGTTCCCATTTCTACAGAAAGCAAATTGGCAGATAGATATTTAAAAAACCTATTCCATAGTTCTCGTCTCTCTAAAAGAATATGAAGTCACTGATAGTATAAGAAGGAATTTTAAGAGGCTCCGCTCATAATAATCCAGAAACAATCAGCATATACAAGTGGAAATAGGTTAGGAATGCATTTATGAATGATCAGATATGTCACGGGTAATATAGAGACAAGTAGATTTCTACCAAGATATCATCTGTTGCCTAGTCAATAAAATGCCCCAATAGGACGAGCAAAAGACCGTGTAATTTTTGCCTTAAGTGCACAAATCACGTAGAGAAACAGCAAAAGAGGGGTAGAAACAGAGGGATTTGGAGCAGAAATGTAGAGACAGTTCGAAAGACAGATTTTTAGAGAGAAAccctagagagagagagagaggagagcgAAAAAATGGTGGAATGTATTCCACTTTCATATATATTCAAATTCATAACGGAAAACGTAACAAGCAACTCCTAATTATAGTAATTCTACTCAACAGATTTGTAAGACCAAACTACCCCTGACTGTAATACTGTAATGCCTTTCAAAAAAGACTCTGAAACACCTCCTCCATTCCAAGTTTTCTTTCGCTGAGTTGAAAAATGTTACTCATGAAACCTGCCAATTTCGGTGCTTTCCCCAATATAGTTGGTTCCAGAAGCCTAATCATGCTTCTTATCTCAGCTTGCAGACCTCCAACCTGGAATTTTTGTCCCTTCACTTCTCAAACTCAGCAAGTATAACCCCTCACTAACTTGATGAAGCTTCTTGAACTTATCAAAGACTAGCTCAGTCTCCACTTCCCCTATAATTCCCGATACATCTTCgtatatttatttatattgttCTTTTAATTATAAGGGAGCTTATCCCCAGCCAACGTTGGCTGTGATACAGCTGCCACAATGTTTCATTGCGGTAGCACTCAActgccgcaatgaaacattgcggtagccgcaatgaaacattgcaaCAGTTGT
This sequence is a window from Apium graveolens cultivar Ventura chromosome 9, ASM990537v1, whole genome shotgun sequence. Protein-coding genes within it:
- the LOC141684651 gene encoding pseudouridine-5'-phosphate glycosidase is translated as MAPAICTTNSKGANYNDVLGLVKISPAVSQALSQGKGVVALESTIISHGMPYPQNLETAKEVEAIVKENGAEPATIAILDGVPCIGLTTEELERLATLGTKCQKTARRDIAHVVATKGNGATTVSATMIFASLVGIPVFVTGGIGGVHRHGENTMDISSDLTELGRTPVAVISAGVKSILDIPRTLEYLETQGVCVTAYKTDEFPAFFTGRSSCKAPCRVNSPEDCARLIDANMNLHLGAGILIAVPIPEEHSASGSLIESAIQRSLKEAWDKNITGNAQTPFLLARVNELTGGASLTSNIALVKNNALVGAEIATCLAQLRRTKVVTCSKL